In Anopheles bellator chromosome 2, idAnoBellAS_SP24_06.2, whole genome shotgun sequence, the genomic stretch CGTTAATTACTTCTTCACCGATAATCGCCCACTCAGCGCGAGGGCATtgatcaccgatcggtggggATTTTGCGGGAGGCAATTAGGGGACCACCTGGAGGATTACGCGAGCTGAAGAGgcttcgacgacggcgaagagGCACCGAGAATGAGCGAGAGTCCTCGCCACGCCGGGCACTTGACGTGCAGCGATGGGCGATAAAAAGGGGCCACTTCAGAGCAAGTCTGCGGGAGGATATCGTGGGGGAACGAAATCCAATCACGATTGTGAAAGGGCCGCCCCACGCAGGGGTTGAATGTGTCTGTGCCGGGAATTAGTGGCCCGGCGGGAGGCGGCTCCCCTAACTCATTCGCAATTCGAGCCCCGTGTAGTggatgaaatggaaattgaatcGCCCCTCGCCTCGATTACGTTACGTCGTAGTCGCTTGTGCGGAACGTGCATCTCAtagttgatgatgatgctgctcaCGACCGCAGGGCTCCCGATAAATCGCCCGATGTCGCGATGTCATCGGCTAGCGATGACGCTCCGTCGGAATGCGTGATTAGCCGCGATTAGGAGCGCGGTCTCGGACTTGGgattcggtttgttttcgccaCAATATCTCCATTCCCGATGGCGATGATCGGCTCGTCGTCACCAGAAATGATTGCCAAAACCGGCTTTCGGCACGGCACCGAAGCCGTCTGAGATCATCACCCCACCGAGCGAGGGACTTTCCGCAGGGCCAAGTGGCGGCTTTTATTGATGGGCGAacgatcacgatgatgatgatgatgatgggcgcTAGGTCGGGTAAAATTGAATTAGCCACTTGAAGTAGCGGCCGGGGCGGCTCGTTTGGAGTCCGCCAGAGtcgcgatgcgatgcgatgccgAGCGCATTCTTCCCCTTAGCACCATCGATTCGTTCCGAGTCGTTCCGAAACTCCGATTCTCTTTCTAGTGATGATGCCTGGTGGACAATGAGTTTCGGCTGAAGCGAGAAAAGCCCAATTCAGCACGCAGTCAGTACGCAGTCAGTCAGTACGCACCGTTCACGCCAACTTGAAATCAGTTGTCAGGGTTTACTTCTTTTCACAGTCAATAGAATCTATTAAGGCGAGGGCTGACATTGAACGAACAATCGGCTTCAGCATTGGTCTGGAAACGCAATCcccgagtgagagagagagatagaaggaGTCATCATAAACATAATCGACTAAACTCACTCAATCAGAGAGATCATTTTCTGTTCGCTACGCTCAATCGCGAATCACGGCTTTGTGGGATTTTGACAGCCACAGAGAGGGTTGCACTTGTATAGTTTAGCGGATTGTTAGACTAACACTCGAGAGCTTACCCGCGATCTCTCCAGTATCGTGGGCAACCGCCAAGTACATCATCGGCGGACTCGATCGCCACTCATTGTATGCAAAGTGTGTATGCGCGCCTGTTATTAGCACACCgggcctgctgctgcacgatcAAGCGATCAATCTGGCAGTGTTTTCGTGGCCCATCGGCCAGGCCACCACCCCGGCACCTGCTTGTTGTGGTTTTGATTGAGAGAAAAATTAGTCCAACCGAAGGTCCGCCTGAGTGGCCCGTCCGCGCGAGAAATCCCATCCGCAAGAGATCCGTTAGACCTCACCGGAAGCAGTGCGGGCCATCGGCTTCCGGCTCCCTCCCTGCTCCCGGTAATCACTATCATCACTATGACCTTTGGGAGGGGCGTTCGGGCGTCTGTTTTTCTGGTTGCCGTTAATGTTGCtttgttgcagcagcagcttgagGTGAGAAATTGTTTGACACGCCGCGGATCGTCGGCGAAGGCCGAGACAGTGAACCCCGCGACGAACGACGTGCGTAGGAAAGCGCATCCATCCTTCACCTTGCCGTGGAAGGTGATCCCCAGCCCCAGGGGGTCAAGTATATTGTGCCGGCGGAGGTGGTTCGATCTTGGGTGAGGGTCACCGACTGTCTAGTGAACCTTCCTTTTCCCTGCGCACGTGTTCATGATGTTGTTGGAGCGCCAATCCGCTACCTCTGGGAAGAAGGGCCACTGTTTGAACCTCCCACAAGTAAAGTTCGAAGTCGGCCAATGATCTATGCTAGTGTAGAAAAGTATGTTGGAAATTATCGTTACCGAATCGATCGGGTTTTAAACAAACTTTCGATCACAGCTGTCAAAGTTTAGTTAGAATActggaaaagggaaacaaaattatcTTAAAACTGTTCTAACTCATTCTTGACAGGTCAAGCTTAATGCTGTAGCGGCTTATTTGGCTGCGAAGTGTTTTCTTATGCTTATTGAAGCTTCTTTAAAGCATCTTTAAATTCATAACTCGCCAGGATCTGTTAGTGTTGCTGTACGTAGAAAGCGATTGGATTCCAGCGTAACATCAGCAAGGTCTCCAAAGTGACCGTTTTACATTCACTTTATCGCGCCCAGTTGATTATCTTATCACAGCCGAAGAGGTTCTCGGAGACCTTCAAACAAGTTCATGACACCCATGCCATTTGCACGATCCAGCTTCGATTGATAAGCTGTCcgaaattgatcgatcgattgtctTGTTATCCATGCAGAAGTATTTTATATTGTCGGAAGACGTCGACCAACATCGGGcaagaaaaatgcaaaagtaTAGGGTGGTtcaattttttctcttcaatttttttgcaGTTTTCAGGCTgaagtttgatgttttaaatgtcAAGAAGTCGATAGtttaaaatcgaaacactaGCTGAGACTAGACAAgtcgagaaataaataaaataatgcgCCGTTAAATTGCTTCTCATTTTTAATGGACGTGTCCGACCGGTGTACAGTGTGTTCCAACCGCTATTAGAAGCCCGCCGGACAATTAGCttacgacggcgacggcggatgTAGCGGACGATGGCGTAATCCTCTCCGACACGAGCCAATTACCCCGTTAAGTAATCTCGCTACCGTTCCCACCGACGTACACACCATGTACCGAGTGAGCTAAAAGCTAAATGTGTCACCTCAGGGTATTCGATCATAATATCCGCAGAATGGTTCTCGTCAGCGTTAGAGAGGGTCAAACAAGTCATGCGAAAACTTTTCGGGTTCGCGTGACCTCCGTTGAATGTTCTCTTCAGACAGACCTGACGGGGGGTTGTGGCCATTTGAAAAGATATCCGACATTCGTCACCGAGGGGTGCCTAGGTAATGGGTTCGTCATTACTTGCTCCCCCCAACGATATATGAGCCCCTCTCGTCACTAACTAATGATAATCATCTCCCATGGGTTCTGTCTATCAAACGGGACGACAGCGCGCGCGAACCTTCGAGTGAAAAGTGCCACATTCCTTGGATGCTCTCGGAGACCTTGCCAGACTGCATTTCAATCAGCGCCGATAATTACCGAGCAACGCAATCGGCCTGATGACGTAGGTCGATGATGGCCGACTGTCAGCGCGGTCGGTCGCTGGCCGGCCGTTAAGATCCGGTCCGCGGATTACCGCGGATTGCCTTGACTATCAACGCTAATCAACCGCCGCGGCCCGTGCGAGGTTAGAATGATCTTCGATGCCGAAGCCGATTGTTATTGCATCGCACGTAGACCTCCGATTACCCGGGCCGACCCCCTCGGGCCCCAGCCCTAGGCGGGGCTATCTAAATGCGCATAACTTAACGGCGCGTGGAGGGCGCTAGGGCTGCGTTTCGTGCATCCGTTCGGTAGCACTTGGTTTGTGGAACTTCCGTCGGATGAGTCGAGGAACCCTGAAACACCTTTGAATTTATCTGGGTGAATGAAACGTTGCTGTGTTATCTTTCGGCGGCTTCGCGGAGTCTGCCTATCGAACGTTATCTGGCCCGAACCTGGACCTGACTGACCATCGTTGAGGCCACCAACGCAAATCGTGTACTGTCCCCAACGTTGCCTGCCGCTGCCAGCAACAAGGCAAGCGCCTGTATCAACAGTACGGTTCCAACCGTACTCGTTATCATCAgcatcattatcgtcatcaaTGATGACCGTGGTGTAGTatctactactaccaccaccacagacTAAGTGTTCGCTCTTCTCCACAGCTCAGTACACGGCGGGAAACTCTGAGAGGCATAACTCTTCccccgcgcgcgctctctctctctgttcgcCTATTGTACCTTTGGTTCTATTGCTGCGAACACGACTTTTGTTTTAGtaaatttttatcactccCGGCCGATAGTCACCCAGAGAGCCTTCGAGGAGCTGCTTGTTGCGCATTGCGTCGCAACCCGGAGCAGCCCGGTGTACCTGAGTGGAGATCAAAAAGTTCTTGCAGACGTGTCCGGGTCACACGCAGTGATTATGGTCCAGATTTTTATCGGATACGCTCGCAAGGTCTTTAACAGTGCACAGCGCAGTCATCTGAAATCTGAAGACAAGGTGCGTATATCGTGGAGACACGACGTCACAAGTGCCGGAAATTCTTCGTTAGAAGCGTGAGTCAACTCCGAAAGCCCTCGTTATCATTGACTGCGGATAgatatttgttttggttgtggccgtttgtttgaagCCCCCCGATAACGATGCTTGGATTAGCGCGCGAGTTTTCGTGATTAAACCCGTGCTCTCCTATCGGTGACCTCACGCGTCACGAAGCTCTCGGGGCCATTTGGGAGGGGAAATTTTCAAGTAATAAATACCATACCAAAAGTGGTGCCCATGGTCACCGTGCCGTCGTGATAATGGAGCAGGAGTGATGTGTTGTGAGGGTCACGAATCGTGATAAAATGTGACGTTTGCAGCAGGCGGCTTCCTAATAGTTGTGGGGTTCCTTCCGAGATGTATCCGACGACGGCCAGTTATGGCCGCCAATTATTAAGCGCGCACGATTGGGCAACGGTGATTAGAGAAGTGCTTAGAGAGTGACCACCACATCGTACGACGATATCGGAGCTCGGACTTTCGAGAGGGATTGACTTACTGTTCCAGGGTCTGCTGCTGATACCGTCTTGAAGGTGGTGTCGTGTAGGCGGTGTCCGTCAGCCAGAAGACAGCCGTCTTCCCGGGCCAGGCGCAGCAGTACCTCCTTATCAGCTAGCACCGAGGAATGCGGCCTGATTGGACCCACTGACTTGTTGACAACGATTGTACACCTTCATcaataatgaaacaattggACGCGAGTGGGTAACGGCGCAGCGCTAGTTACCGACGTCCTGCGGCCATCGGACCCATATCTCAACTACTGCCAACATTCTGCGTAGTTTGCGTGGCCCGAAAAGCGTGGGGTGGATTTATGTAACAGAAGCAATTGTGGAACACGAGCCAGGCGTGATTCTCCTTAAGTTGTTTGACTCCCGTGCGCTCCACTTTAAAAGGCGATCACTGAGCTCTTCTCCCTAGACCACCGACTCCTTGCACCATAGCCCGGTCCAGGGTAAATATTTTGCTGTTCCCTCAGCGGTTTTATCTtactgtcggtcggtcgggcaggCTGAATAAACTTTACCGCTGGCGCTCGGCGCTCTACGCCGTATCATCGCACCGAAGCCACGTGACTAATAGCACCGACGTAAAGTGGCCGTCGGCCAGCCGCGTCAGATTTTTGATGCGCCAAAGACGTAAATCATTCGGTggtggggccgccgccgatggaCAGTTGAAATTTCCACATGCATCGGAACAATCGTTCTCACGGCAGCACGAACCACTTAACGATCGTATCGGGGCGATAAACGTGTGCATTCGCTCACTTCCACCCCGAGAACGGTGGGGGCCAATGGGGGCGGGCTTCCGTTCGGTGTCCGTCCACGTGGCCACACGCTGCGCCTTTTTTCGTACCGCTAAATCTGCTGCACTCAGagtgtttggcaaacaaatgtgtTACAATTTATTAATGAAGTGTTTTTATCGCGTCTGTGTCGCTTTTTTTGCAGGAACTCCTTTGAACGGAAAGGATCGGTATGCTTAGCACTGTGATGCTGTAAACAAATACGATTGCCCCACACACAAGTATAGCAAAACCTTAAACGGCACTTCAAAAGTAAGGCTCCTGGAGGAGCGTCGCACGCCCTTTTCACCCATCAAACGACAGGACCGGTAGCCGCTCAAAATGAATGGATTATCAACGCTCAACAGGCTGCtgggaaagagaaacaaagaTGGTAGGTCGCCTTCCGGTAAACGTGGTCCCAGACACTTACCCTCCATGGTTTCGTTTTAGTTTCCAAATCTACATCCAACCTAAGTCGGTCCAGCACCAATCTGGACGCCTCTAGTCAGTACAACAGCAAAGTCACACAGCTGCCGATCGTGCCGAACGCACCGTTCGAGCAGACGTTCCGCgtgacggtgctgctgccgcgagACCAGCTGTACGTGGCACGAATCGGTGCAAAAACCAAACTGTCCACCCTGCTCGATCAGGTGTGCAGCGACAAGCTGCTGGACGCACAGAAGTACGTGTTCCGCCATCCGGCCGACTTCCAGCATGGGTTCGAGCTGGACATGAACATTGGCGAGGTGGGGCTGAGCGAGATCCGGCTGATGTCGCGCAAGGAACTGGAAGCCCTCCGCAACAGCGACTACCGGCTGAGCACGAGCGACATCTTTCGGATGCACCAGAAAACGGCCCGGGAAACCACGACGGGCGGAACGtccctgtcgtcgtcggattTGAGCCGCACTTCGAAGCTGGCACCGAAAACGACTTCACCGTACAGTTCGACCAACTCGCTCAACTCCATGGACTCGTCCGGGGTGAGTTCGAGTtcgcggggtggtggtggtaccaACGGTGGTCATGCTGGTAAtggccatcaccatcacaaccaccaacagccgcagcagcagccggcggcaccaccagtGGCACCGACACGTAAGAAGCGGGCTGCCCCTAGGCCCCCAAGTCAGAATTCCATTCCGGAGGCGCGCCCCATCGTGCAGCACACACCGAACGGGGCCAACGATGAGAAGCAACCACCGGAGGATCCTAGTATTTTCAAAGAACCCCAGTTACCGCCCTACTCCAGGCAAAACTTTCACGTCTCCACACCGAATCTGTACGATCGGGAACCGAAAGCGGTTGATATtctgaacaacaacagcagcacgggCAATGGCAGTGACAAACAGAACGGTTACGCGATAGTGGagacgaacaacaacaacaataatcacGTCATGACCTCGGCCATGGTGCTAGAGGAGGAAGACCGGAAGAATCTGCTCAACACTAAGACGTCGTTCAGCACGCTAAAGAATCGGCCCACCTCGATGTACATCATCCGCGAGCCGGAGTCGGCCCCGCTgcagcgatcgagcgagaaCGGTGGAAGCATGATGGACATTAACCACTCGCGAGCTTCGTCCAGCTGCTCGGACGCGAAGGATCCACGTGATTTCCAAGACATGCCGGAACCAACACCAAGGAAGCGCTTGAATTCAAACGGTAAGATGGGCGCATACCCGGAGGGGTCCAGTCAGTTTTATAATGGAAATGTGTCCTTTCTTTCGAACagcgaaaaaatcgaaagctccagcaccaccaccgagagcgaAAATGGTCATCACGCCCGTGCCGACACCTTCGCCGAGAGCGCTGACCCGTTCGACGCTGGATCTTCTACGGGACAACGATGTGGCAATCTCCGAGACGGATTCGAACTTTAGCAGCGAACCGGACGATACGCATCGCAACAGAGGTACGACGGGGAACTCTGGACAGATCCACGAGGAACACAAGgcttcaaatttttttttccgttttataGAATCGCGACTGAATGCCGTCAACGGAAGCGTACATCGTGCCCCAGCCTTATCCGTCGCCAATGCCGCCGTTCAGCAGAACGTGTCAAAGGTGATGCTAAACGTCGAACAGACTCCCAACGGCACCCCGGCGGCCAATGGGGTCGAGAAGAAGCACCAGAAGACCGGCTCAACCTCGTCGGTGTCGATCAAAATCGGTGGCCCAGCGGATCAGCCGTCCGCCCCACAGTTGTCCTCCAAGCCGACTACTCCGATCGTTTCGAAGGTGCAGATCGGTAGCGGACAACAACCAGAGacaccatcgtcgtcaccCGGTGACAACAGTTCCGATGAGGAGATTAAAATCTACAACATCGAGTCCGGCAAGGCGATGATCAAGAAGAAGGTGTGTCCCGGGCCGGAGCATAAGATTGAGGTTGCCACCAAACCGGCCACCAATGGGGCACACAATGGAACGGGCCGCATGGAATCAcaaccgaacggtggtggcggggcgGCCGATGAGGAGCAGTGGACGTACACGCTTCCTGCGCCGCCAAAGTTTGCCGACTCGTCGATCAAGGCGAACGACTACGACGAACGGCATCAGTTCTATCGGCCAGCGTCGACCTTCGTCGACAACACGACACTCCGCACCGACATGCTTACGGTGATGTCGGACGAAACGGTCGATCGTATTAAGCCCTTCTTCCAGGAACGCTTGCAGGCAATGGAACTGAATCTTCCAAGCGAGCGCCGCCCTGGGGCCGAGAGCCCGACGAGCGATACCACGACGCACGTCTCGGATAGCGGTGTGCCGCACATCAGTTCGGACCTGGAGGACGGTTATCGGGtcggtgccgacggtggcgatcgAACACAACCACCGGTTCTGAACACGACCGAGGATACACGCGAAGCACGTGAAGTTTGGCTACAAACGCTCGAGAAACGGCGCGAAAAGATCATCGAAAGTGAGCTAGCGACCCTGAGTGAGTCGATCGGTGGCAAACAGTCGACCGTGGCACCGGCCCCACGCTTGGTctcaccaccggaagcggtgaTCGAACGGAAGAGTAGCGTCATGAACGAGTTGAACCAATTGTTGCGCGACGGCGTCGAGCTGAGCCGCAAGGAAGACACCGACATTGCGGTCGCCGCAAACCGGAGCAGTTTGGCCAATTTCAAGATATCGACGTACAGTTCGGAGAATAAGGAAAACATCGTCACGagcaccacgacgacgatcatcgaacagcagcaggaagtgATCGTGCACAAAGCTACACAGGAGGATCCGACTGACGGAAGTAAGCACCTCAAGCAGACCGAACCGATCACGCTTGCGCTTGAAGAAGAAGCGAAggaaccgatcgccgatgTTATCGTGTACCGGAAGACATCCGCCGATGCCGGCACACGCAAAGCGCACTCGTTGACGCAGAGCagcgatgaagatgatgggACGCATCGCCACAGCAATGGCTACCAGGCGGGAAGCGCAAAGAAAGAGCTGGCCCCGGTGAAACGGCGCAGTCTAACGATGCTCAACAAGAGCCCGCGTGTGATTAACCGTTCCGATTCCTTCCACTCCACGCGCTCCGACTACATCCAATCGCTAAACTCACCGGTACAGCCGGTACCAACGACGGGTTCGAAGTTACACCTTACCCCGCGCAGCACGTCGTACATTTCGCTCATCGGTGCACAGCGCTGGGAGAACCGGGCCTCGGTCAATGGTGGACTAGCGACCTCCTTCAGTCGCCGCAAGTCGACCAGTGAGCTCAGCATTTGCGATTCTCCGTCACTCCAAAGTCTAGAGGTGATTAAGAACATTCTTAACACATCGCGCAAAAACAGCATCAACAATCTACATCACGCCGCTGCCACGACGGGTGGTGCAACGGAACAGAACGGGTTGGGAGCTGGGCTTGGTGAGGAGATTGCCCTTCCCTCGATGGCCGCCATCAAGCGGAATAGCTTCACGGACATTTCAACGCTGGCACAGCTGAACGGGAAGGTGGTTCAGTTGAACGGCGTGGCGAGTGGAGTGTCCGTACGCAAGGACAGCATCGAGGAGGCGAAGGCtgaggaacaggaacaggagcaGGAACCCGAACCAAAACCAGCCCCCGATCAGGATGAGGTGAAACCGCAAGTGAAACCCGTTGAACTTTGCGTGGTCGAGAAGGAAGCCCTGGACGTCGTCGAGAAGCCTAAAGAGGAACCCGAGATTGTGAAAGGTGTCGAGGAACAGAAAGAACCGATAAAGTTGGTGAGTGGGTCTGAAGAGGGTAACCCGAAAGCGTCAATCCAGGATCTGGCCAGTGAGTCGAAGAGCGACGATGAGAAGCTGCTACAGAAcaaacatcagcagcagcaacagagcgTCGTGAAGGAACCACAAACCACTGTCGTAAGCATCACCACGACCAGCACGGTCGTTAGTAGCTCCAGCTCGAACGCCAGCGTGGACAAACCGTCGAACGATACCGACACCAAGAAGTGGACCTACCAGGGACCTCCGACCATCAGTTTCGCGACGTGGAACGAGCGGCCCAAGATCGATGTGTCGATCAAGTCCGATCGCGATTATCGGTTCGGTGGCAGCTCCACCCTGCCCCGTGGTTTCCGGAACGTCAACAACGTGAGCAGCACAAAGATCAGCATCGGTCCGGGCGGTAGCTCGACCACGGAAACCACGACCTCGGTGCGTCGAACGATTCACGAGGTGGTGGACCAGGGACGGGACGATACCGAGCAAACCGCATCCAATGTGCCATTAAAGGCGTCACAGGAACGCCAagaaacggtggtggcggtaaCGGCCCGGCTTGCAAGCGCCGGCGCTTCTGCGCCGAAACCGATCGCCGTGCACTCGACATCACTAACGACGAttggtggcagcagcaccaccaccacgccgtcgccaccgggcGAACGTTTGCCCATCGTCCGGGCGGTCGAATACAAGAAGAATGTGGTCCAACGCcaacctccaccaccggtggaACCAAAGCCTTCGTACTTCTACGAAACATTCTCCCGAAGcgacaccaacaacagcatctCGACCACCAGTTCCATCGGCAACGTTAGCAGTGTGAGCGTCAACGGGAGTGGCAGTAGCGGCtcgaccacgaccaccaccatcagtcGGTTGAGCCTTGGCCCGAAGCCAGCGAACATGCTGCAGCCAACGGTTCGTGGGTTCAAATCACTGGAcgaggccaccgtcgccacatCGACTACCACCATCAGCGGTCCACGGTTGCGACCCGTTTCCATGATCGATACGAGCGTACTGCGAAAATCGACCACTCCGATCGTACCTTCCACGGAGGAGGTGCCTACCCATTCGCTGCCCTTCTCGCAGCACACTTTGCGTCGCACCGGGCTAAAGGAGAAGATCCTTGCCAaagacccggccccggccagagTTGAGTCGGCTACGGTACCCGCACCGGTTGCGGGTACGACGAACGTAGTCAACGGCGGTGCTGCAGTAGAACCTCCGATTCCGGCACCAACACGGCCAGTCACACTCACGGCGTCCatgccatcaccaccacccccaccaccaacactgcAGGCCACAGTGGCCCCGGTAAGCCTCAAGCCAACCCAACCCGTCGTGCGAGGGGCGATCGTGAAGAAGTCTCCCGCGAACCCTGCCGGCGGTGCGCCAGTCATCGATCCTCGAACGGCTCTGCTCGATGCCATTCGGGGTTTCAACAAGAACTCGCTGCGAAAGTAGACAAACGTGGTGAGACATGAGGAAAGGACCAAAGCTgtgtcagtgtgtgtgtgtgtggcaggATCAATTTTCACTTGTTATTTGTTCGTTGCTTTAGTTTGAACTACTCTTTCTACTTTTCATCGTTTTGCGTTTCACCCCTTTATCGAAAGCATGCTGCCATGtttgggctttttttttctgcattgTTTCACCTCTTTTTATCTTTGTTACTCTTTTTAATCGTTAATAACATTTCACACGGCAGGCAGGGCACAATACACAGTAAAGCCCTTGCTGTAGCACTAACAGTCGACTGAATAGAGGAGAACCGAATTTGGCGGTTGTTAAAGCATCCGGAATGTTGGCTTTTTACCATCGTTCGGTAATGAAGTGCTGGCCGCACACAAATTTGCACGCTCAAACCCCGGAACAGTATGCGCACTTGGCTGGGCAAAACAagctttcgtttgttgtttttcggttttgtaaATGTTCTTCGCCAGGGTTTTCTTACAAATGAAGCactgcaaaaagaaaaaaggatagGCTATAAAAACCCCACACGTGTACTCGTACCAAGTTGTATTGTTAAGGCTTTGTAAATCATTGTCCTCTACTGTCGGACAGGGGACGACGGCTAAATGGCCGCATGGCTCTTCTGCCAGCAGTAGAAGCACGCACCATACTAAAACGCTGCTAACATAGCCGTTTTGTTGCAGCTTGGAACTATACAAATCGATCGTTGCACACTGGCTTCCACTTTGTATAGTTCACTTCTGCGGTTGTTTATCGTTAGTCTGTAAGGGGAATGTCTAATACATACTTTTATAGTCTACTAGTTTCTTTttagaatgaaataaaaaatgtggATATTACAATTAACTGAAACGCAATGAGTTTTGGATGGTTCAAGGTAGAACTCGCGATTGTACGGCCGAAAGGGACCAAACAAGGGAAATATTTATGCAGCGCAGAAATAACCCGAAATCGCCTGATGGGTATGCAATCTGCTTAGCATCGGAAAGaacgatttaatttaaaaatgcataCACCACGCTTGGAACTGCTGTGCACTACTTGACCCCCCTTCCGGCTTCGACCTGATGCCCTACTACGGCTGGTCGGCTTGGCCTCAGCGCGTAAAGTATTAGTGCGTCAATCTCGAGTCACGAGAAACTGAAAATGAGCTTTCGGGCGTAGTAGATTACTGAgggcaaataaaatatcttCATTCCTTACACTCATTCAAGGGAAGAGcttctcttttcttttaaatCCTATTCCAACGTGCACGGCTGCACCAATAAACCAGCGAAATGAATCAATCTTTCGATTATCGCCAACCGCTTCCCGCGGCTAATAAGCCGTTACTCAACAGTTTGCctcgttttgcttttattattaAGTGCCACCGGTAGACGCACGGCTGTGCAGAAGCGGCTGATCAGCGGCCAGACTGGGCGATAAGATTACGAGTaatccggccaccgggcatATCGGCCACACCGATCGGCGTGCGAGTATCGTGGATGACTTTCCATTTTCGGTCAGTAGCTTCCGTgtaaccgggaccggggaccgtGGCAGTGGGTAAGCCATTTCCTTCCTCCCAACCTTGGAGCGAACAGGGAAGGATCCGGCGGGCGGCGGTCCCCGAGGCGGGTTTATTTGGCTGTTCTGGTGTGTAAGATTTCTCGAACGGCGATAAAGATAAAGCCGCGATTATGTCACGGCCCGCTTACTATTTAATGGCCGCGGGGGGCCCGAAACGCCGTTTAGTTGTCAGTCGAATATTCGCCCGCAAGCAGGATGAAGTTGGGTGCAAATCAAAAGCTACTGGTggccgcgctgctgctggccgtggtcGCGGTGGCCTCGAGCAAGTCGCTCGACAAGATCCGCCGGATGCCACCGGGCATCGAGCGGATGTTTAGCCGCACCGAGGGGGTGGTGCCACCGAAAGGATACGTCTCGCAGAACCCGCGCACGGTCGAGGGTCGCTTCTCGGCCAAGGTGGACCATTTCAACCCGCAGAGCCGCGACATGTTCGAGTTCAACTACCTGCACAACGACCAGTACTACCGGCAGGGTGGCCCCCTGTTCGTGGTGGTCCCTGGCCACTATCCGCTCAATTCGTACTTCATGGAAAACAGCCACTTCCGGGATGTGGCCGCCCTGCAGGGTGCCTGGTTGGCGACCTTCGAGC encodes the following:
- the LOC131208728 gene encoding uncharacterized protein LOC131208728; translation: MNGLSTLNRLLGKRNKDVSKSTSNLSRSSTNLDASSQYNSKVTQLPIVPNAPFEQTFRVTVLLPRDQLYVARIGAKTKLSTLLDQVCSDKLLDAQKYVFRHPADFQHGFELDMNIGEVGLSEIRLMSRKELEALRNSDYRLSTSDIFRMHQKTARETTTGGTSLSSSDLSRTSKLAPKTTSPYSSTNSLNSMDSSGVSSSSRGGGGTNGGHAGNGHHHHNHQQPQQQPAAPPVAPTRKKRAAPRPPSQNSIPEARPIVQHTPNGANDEKQPPEDPSIFKEPQLPPYSRQNFHVSTPNLYDREPKAVDILNNNSSTGNGSDKQNGYAIVETNNNNNNHVMTSAMVLEEEDRKNLLNTKTSFSTLKNRPTSMYIIREPESAPLQRSSENGGSMMDINHSRASSSCSDAKDPRDFQDMPEPTPRKRLNSNAKKSKAPAPPPRAKMVITPVPTPSPRALTRSTLDLLRDNDVAISETDSNFSSEPDDTHRNRESRLNAVNGSVHRAPALSVANAAVQQNVSKVMLNVEQTPNGTPAANGVEKKHQKTGSTSSVSIKIGGPADQPSAPQLSSKPTTPIVSKVQIGSGQQPETPSSSPGDNSSDEEIKIYNIESGKAMIKKKVCPGPEHKIEVATKPATNGAHNGTGRMESQPNGGGGAADEEQWTYTLPAPPKFADSSIKANDYDERHQFYRPASTFVDNTTLRTDMLTVMSDETVDRIKPFFQERLQAMELNLPSERRPGAESPTSDTTTHVSDSGVPHISSDLEDGYRVGADGGDRTQPPVLNTTEDTREAREVWLQTLEKRREKIIESELATLSESIGGKQSTVAPAPRLVSPPEAVIERKSSVMNELNQLLRDGVELSRKEDTDIAVAANRSSLANFKISTYSSENKENIVTSTTTTIIEQQQEVIVHKATQEDPTDGSKHLKQTEPITLALEEEAKEPIADVIVYRKTSADAGTRKAHSLTQSSDEDDGTHRHSNGYQAGSAKKELAPVKRRSLTMLNKSPRVINRSDSFHSTRSDYIQSLNSPVQPVPTTGSKLHLTPRSTSYISLIGAQRWENRASVNGGLATSFSRRKSTSELSICDSPSLQSLEVIKNILNTSRKNSINNLHHAAATTGGATEQNGLGAGLGEEIALPSMAAIKRNSFTDISTLAQLNGKVVQLNGVASGVSVRKDSIEEAKAEEQEQEQEPEPKPAPDQDEVKPQVKPVELCVVEKEALDVVEKPKEEPEIVKGVEEQKEPIKLVSGSEEGNPKASIQDLASESKSDDEKLLQNKHQQQQQSVVKEPQTTVVSITTTSTVVSSSSSNASVDKPSNDTDTKKWTYQGPPTISFATWNERPKIDVSIKSDRDYRFGGSSTLPRGFRNVNNVSSTKISIGPGGSSTTETTTSVRRTIHEVVDQGRDDTEQTASNVPLKASQERQETVVAVTARLASAGASAPKPIAVHSTSLTTIGGSSTTTTPSPPGERLPIVRAVEYKKNVVQRQPPPPVEPKPSYFYETFSRSDTNNSISTTSSIGNVSSVSVNGSGSSGSTTTTTISRLSLGPKPANMLQPTVRGFKSLDEATVATSTTTISGPRLRPVSMIDTSVLRKSTTPIVPSTEEVPTHSLPFSQHTLRRTGLKEKILAKDPAPARVESATVPAPVAGTTNVVNGGAAVEPPIPAPTRPVTLTASMPSPPPPPPTLQATVAPVSLKPTQPVVRGAIVKKSPANPAGGAPVIDPRTALLDAIRGFNKNSLRK